The following are encoded together in the Kribbella voronezhensis genome:
- the rpsR gene encoding 30S ribosomal protein S18, which yields MAKIIRKPKKKVCGFCKDKATYVDYKDTALLRKFISDRGKIRARRVTGNCVQHQRDVATAIKNAREVALLPYTSTAR from the coding sequence ATGGCCAAGATCATTCGGAAGCCGAAGAAGAAGGTCTGCGGCTTCTGCAAGGACAAGGCAACGTACGTCGATTACAAGGACACCGCGCTGCTGCGCAAGTTCATCTCCGACCGCGGCAAGATCCGCGCGCGCCGGGTGACGGGCAACTGCGTGCAGCACCAGCGCGACGTGGCCACCGCTATCAAGAACGCTCGCGAGGTGGCTCTGCTGCCTTACACGAGCACCGCTCGCTGA
- the rplI gene encoding 50S ribosomal protein L9 has product MKLILAQEVEGLGAPGDIVEVKDGYGRNYLVPRGLAIGWTRGAEKQIQSIKRARDARAIQGKEHASEVKNQLEQLTVSLDVKAGDTGRLFGSVTPADVAGAIKSAGGPLLEKRVINIGSPIKTTGKHAVSVQLHPEVAATVRLEVVAV; this is encoded by the coding sequence ATGAAGCTCATCCTGGCGCAGGAGGTCGAGGGCCTCGGAGCCCCCGGCGACATCGTCGAGGTCAAGGACGGCTACGGCCGGAACTACCTCGTACCGCGTGGTCTGGCCATCGGCTGGACCCGTGGAGCCGAGAAGCAGATCCAGTCGATCAAGCGGGCGCGTGACGCCCGGGCGATCCAGGGCAAGGAGCACGCGAGCGAGGTCAAGAACCAGCTCGAGCAGCTCACTGTCTCGCTGGACGTGAAGGCCGGCGACACCGGCCGTCTGTTCGGCTCGGTCACCCCGGCGGACGTCGCCGGCGCGATCAAGTCGGCCGGCGGCCCGCTGCTCGAGAAGCGGGTCATCAACATCGGCTCGCCGATCAAGACCACCGGCAAGCACGCCGTGTCGGTCCAGCTGCACCCAGAGGTGGCCGCCACGGTCCGCCTCGAGGTCGTAGCAGTCTGA
- a CDS encoding XRE family transcriptional regulator yields the protein MSIAPAFAQLLRRFRSDNGLTQERLAELSDLSIEAVKTLESGRRRHPRPATVEQLAAALALDDAEGDQLRKAARRTKIGKAPSLGVRRQLPPPITDFTGRSQHLDTLIELLEKPDRESPGIVVSAIGGMGGIGKTTLAVQAAHQVAEIFRDGQLYLNLRGASPDPVSTEQALDTLLEALGLAPAAAADDLSFTAGRYRTALAGRSILLMLDDAASVEQIVPLLPGTAGAVVIVTSRSPLATLPGARRLALDVLTESEALDLLGEVVGADKVAAERSAAIEVVQYCGLLPLAIRIAAGYAGTSPLSALAARLGDTDGISDVLTGPHGEVRRILSLSLDRLAGSDRRGDQDAATAFPVLALFDGDHFPLRAAAAVLGRSLDDTEDLLDRLFDACLLESPAIHQYRMHDLVREIGRALAITKLSEHDRQELKLRELACYSSVLWRHTELLTRADPYGSRAQRWSEGAEDLADPTQMTGWLEAELPNLRRLVHSSTDDEALRLLAVRIALGMSSLAVALMRFAEARSALTAIALLPIELPAEMEIGRLYHTALMCSSLGLTQECLDWLRRATAVARERGGPEQLARCLLDLGQVLGQTGRPDEGMPYAEEGRALLDQVAGGSRFLQAAQLITGMLAGQLGDLDRQREIFDDLLTRLPGTEERGRDASHLGTMAQSLRTSGRHHKALEVLRIALVEVRELGFEVLEAQALIELASIHLDLHDFPPALEAIEAGLRIASRYPAENREAPLLKLLGDVLAATGEPTEARKAWEQAIVRYDREADPRASEVRKLLSAD from the coding sequence GTGAGCATCGCCCCTGCTTTCGCCCAGTTGTTGCGCCGGTTCCGCTCTGACAACGGCCTGACCCAGGAACGCCTGGCTGAACTTTCCGATCTCAGTATCGAGGCCGTGAAAACCCTGGAAAGCGGTCGCCGCCGCCATCCCCGCCCCGCGACGGTCGAGCAACTGGCAGCAGCCCTCGCGCTCGACGACGCCGAAGGCGACCAACTGAGGAAAGCCGCTCGGCGTACGAAGATCGGTAAAGCTCCATCCCTCGGCGTACGACGACAGCTTCCACCCCCGATCACGGACTTCACTGGCCGGTCGCAGCATCTCGACACCTTGATCGAGCTGCTCGAGAAACCGGACCGCGAGTCTCCCGGCATCGTCGTGTCCGCGATCGGCGGTATGGGCGGAATCGGCAAGACCACCCTCGCCGTCCAGGCGGCCCATCAGGTAGCTGAGATCTTCAGAGACGGACAGCTCTACCTCAATCTGCGCGGAGCGAGCCCTGACCCGGTCAGCACAGAGCAAGCGCTGGACACGCTGTTGGAGGCCCTCGGCCTGGCGCCCGCAGCAGCAGCGGACGACCTGTCGTTCACCGCCGGCCGCTATCGCACCGCCCTTGCTGGACGAAGCATCCTCCTGATGCTCGACGACGCGGCGAGCGTCGAGCAGATCGTTCCCCTCCTGCCGGGGACCGCCGGGGCAGTCGTCATCGTGACCAGCCGTTCTCCGCTCGCGACCCTGCCCGGTGCACGCCGCCTGGCGCTGGACGTCCTGACCGAGAGCGAAGCCCTGGATCTCCTGGGAGAGGTCGTCGGCGCGGACAAAGTGGCCGCAGAGCGATCAGCTGCCATCGAGGTGGTCCAGTACTGCGGGCTGCTGCCGTTGGCGATCCGGATCGCAGCAGGGTACGCAGGGACGAGTCCGCTGTCGGCTCTGGCCGCCCGGCTGGGCGACACTGACGGGATCTCCGACGTACTGACGGGCCCGCACGGCGAAGTACGGCGTATTCTCTCGCTCTCGCTGGACCGGTTGGCCGGCAGCGATCGCCGAGGCGACCAAGACGCGGCGACGGCCTTTCCTGTCTTGGCGCTCTTCGATGGGGACCACTTTCCGCTACGCGCGGCGGCGGCCGTACTCGGCCGATCGCTGGACGACACCGAGGACCTGCTCGACCGTCTGTTCGACGCCTGTCTGCTGGAGAGCCCGGCGATCCACCAGTACCGGATGCACGATCTGGTCCGCGAGATCGGCCGAGCCCTCGCGATCACGAAACTGTCCGAGCACGATCGCCAGGAGCTCAAGCTCCGCGAGCTTGCTTGCTACAGCTCCGTGCTGTGGCGGCATACGGAGCTGCTCACCCGGGCCGATCCGTACGGGTCCCGGGCGCAACGCTGGTCCGAGGGCGCAGAGGATCTGGCCGACCCGACGCAGATGACCGGTTGGCTCGAGGCGGAGCTGCCCAACCTCCGCCGACTCGTCCACTCGTCCACCGACGACGAAGCGCTGCGGCTGCTCGCGGTCCGGATCGCCCTCGGCATGTCATCCCTCGCGGTGGCGTTGATGAGGTTCGCCGAGGCCAGATCGGCGTTGACCGCGATCGCGCTGCTCCCGATCGAACTGCCCGCCGAGATGGAGATCGGCAGGCTGTACCACACAGCCTTGATGTGCAGCAGTCTCGGTTTGACCCAGGAGTGCCTGGATTGGCTCCGTCGTGCCACCGCGGTGGCTCGCGAACGCGGCGGACCGGAGCAGCTGGCGCGCTGCCTGCTCGACCTCGGCCAAGTACTCGGCCAGACAGGCCGTCCCGACGAGGGCATGCCGTACGCCGAGGAAGGTCGCGCCCTCCTCGACCAGGTGGCCGGCGGTTCCCGGTTCTTACAGGCCGCCCAGCTCATCACCGGGATGCTGGCCGGCCAACTGGGCGACCTGGACCGGCAGCGAGAGATCTTCGACGACTTGCTGACGCGGTTGCCGGGGACCGAGGAGCGCGGCCGCGACGCCAGCCACCTGGGAACCATGGCCCAGTCGCTCCGGACGAGCGGTCGGCACCACAAGGCGTTGGAGGTACTACGGATCGCTCTGGTCGAGGTCCGCGAACTCGGCTTCGAGGTGCTCGAAGCCCAGGCCCTGATCGAGCTCGCCTCGATCCACCTGGACCTGCACGACTTCCCGCCTGCGTTGGAGGCCATCGAAGCCGGTCTCCGCATCGCCTCCCGTTACCCGGCCGAGAATCGCGAGGCGCCGCTGCTGAAACTGCTCGGCGACGTCCTCGCTGCGACCGGCGAGCCGACGGAGGCCAGGAAGGCATGGGAGCAAGCGATCGTCCGCTACGACCGCGAGGCCGACCCCCGGGCGAGCGAAGTACGAAAGCTGCTGTCAGCCGACTGA